One Streptomyces sp. NBC_00223 genomic window carries:
- a CDS encoding RHS repeat domain-containing protein yields the protein MGIAQAASAQTTTAQSAKAGLGRPDVPDQRVSKVAAVKGLGAARARAAVTRDAAANAASAAEATAERRAAWPRPGRADVPLTAAGTGTAHAGGLPVTVDVPAATSGGRAAAGSARVEVLDQQAAQRAGVTGVLLTAGAEEPGRAELRVDYSGFAGAIGGGWGQRLGLVTLPQCALTTPEKPECRVQTPVASHNDIGGHTVSAQVDLPRADSGLSTQLVGGTAVLALTAAASGSGESAAGTGDYAATPLSESSSWNAGSSSGSFSWSYDFGLPPAAAGPVPALSLGYDSGSVDGRTATSNNQGTSVGEGFDLSNSYVERSYGGCDDDGHDKVYDLCWKYDNATLVLNGRASKLVKDDTTGDWHLQGDDASKVTRSTGADNGDDDGEYWTVLTGDGTKYVFGLNKLPGAGTERTNSTWTVPVFGDDSGEPGYSSGSTFADRSLTQAWRWNLDYVEDIDGNAATYWYTKETNYYKKNKATKADAGYVRSGYLNKITYGLRKDALFTDDADGKVTFAYAERCTASDCSSLTKSTAENWPDVPFDAICAKDDDDCKAPAPSFFSRKRLTGISTFSWNQSTSAYDPVDTWAFVQEYLDGGDIGDSSDQVLTLKSIKRTGQAGTAITLNPVTFTYQMRPNRVDGTDDILPLTRPRISTVTSETGAITTVTLSAPECVRSQVLTAAEDTNTRNCYPQFWHINGALESSVDWFHKYRVLDVLVSDPAGQNEPVEYTYDYSGAAWHHNNEPMTPSDERTWSDWRGYRQVTVYSGSVVAERSKTVSIYLQGMNGDKKKDGTTRSVSFAPLTSPALSVASITDSDVYSGQLREQVTYDGSTAISASVYDPWSHETARQSVSGAPDVVAHFVGTAKTTSYTYRTVPQTWRSRSVATTFDSYGMPVTVDDSGDNAVSGDETCARTWYARNDAVGLTSLVSRTRSVAKPCSTAEASLNLPANTDTRGDVLSDTGVVYDNAQATAWTANQTPTKGRTTWSGRATGYPAHADTSGERPPTGWQTSSTMGYDVLGRLTSTTDAAGNTTGATYTPLTSGPVTKLVTTDAKGFKTTDFIDPRRGLALRSYDANLQKTETQYDALGRLLSVWEPNRDSGAGQSPNLKFAYHLSNDKPSWISSAKLKADGTTYNTTYVIYDALQRPLQTQSATPLGGRLLTDTRYDSRGNSYETFADIFDSTTAPNGTYTRAEFGEAPSQMETTFDGAGRETSSSLYVYGVKKYTTTSTYTGDSTATTALDGGTAKRSITDGLGRVVETRDYNGTSPADAQYGGGVGASYSSVKTEYGLDGKPSRVTGPDGSRWTYAYDLFGRQVSTGDPDKGTTVTGFNGLDQAISTTDSRGRTVLTAYDVLGRITGTWNGSKTDANQLTADTYDSVLKGQLTSAVRYIGGKNGKAYGKTVTAYDNMSNPVETQITLPADDPLVTAGSPATLTFSSYYGIDGTLKNTTEPALGGLPSETVNYGRNGFGAVTTVSGATGYLLATDYSALGQVNQLTLGMSASANKNTYITNTFEEGTGRQTRSLVTDQTQPYALQDLNYGFDKAGNVTSITDTSTLGGTESAETQCYGYDGQRRLTEAWTPSSQNCGTARSASALAGPAPYWTGYTYDTAGQRATETEHKVTGDILTSYCYQGGQPHTLSGTRPGAGGCDTPATGYVYDSTGNTTQRPGDTGTQNLQWSPEGYLSQITESGRSTDYVYDAAGGLLVRSTSDGERILYAGATELHLRANGTTWAQRYYGNGTATLAVRTNESGSQQLYFLTGDQHGTSTVAVKSDTQAFVKRFQSPFGQTISAGSTGDWPDDKSFLGAPEDTGTGLTQIGARQYDPDTGQFISVDPVLDADHDQTMNGYSYAGNNPTTYSDPSGRQLEECATGKIKCVGGMPVTTGSQGAPCPSLNNPQCPEYRGGSGKGGGGGSSGGGSKGGGMCPSLINPNCPEYRGGGGGGGVKAGACPSLTNPNCPEYNSAQGAGKHDNALKDVLSHWTSSTGCADEGFGGRVCAALNGILAGGGTMANAPPDLAKRWSAIISVFNNPNADAAELEEAIKGLANFLKTPAALKMASMVAGDKVQIQNARFGAELPGLTRYLKVANGIGLGLTAWSNYQATNGNVAETAVTTGADMGMIWASALIGAEIGTAIPVPIVGTAVGVTVGAVAGIITTSITNNAIDKVWHKWF from the coding sequence ATGGGCATCGCGCAGGCCGCGTCCGCGCAGACCACGACGGCGCAGTCGGCGAAAGCCGGTCTCGGCCGGCCGGACGTCCCCGACCAGCGGGTGAGCAAGGTCGCCGCGGTCAAGGGGCTGGGCGCCGCCCGGGCGCGGGCCGCCGTGACCCGGGACGCGGCGGCCAACGCGGCCTCGGCGGCCGAGGCGACGGCCGAGCGCAGGGCCGCCTGGCCGAGGCCGGGCCGGGCCGACGTGCCGCTGACCGCGGCGGGGACCGGGACGGCACACGCCGGCGGACTGCCGGTGACGGTGGACGTCCCCGCGGCGACGTCCGGCGGCCGCGCGGCCGCCGGGTCCGCGCGGGTCGAAGTGCTCGACCAGCAGGCCGCCCAGCGGGCCGGGGTCACCGGCGTACTGCTGACCGCGGGAGCCGAGGAGCCGGGCCGGGCCGAACTGCGGGTCGACTACAGCGGCTTCGCCGGCGCGATCGGCGGCGGCTGGGGACAGCGGCTGGGACTGGTCACGCTGCCGCAGTGCGCGCTGACCACCCCGGAGAAGCCCGAGTGCCGGGTCCAGACCCCGGTGGCCTCGCACAACGACATCGGCGGGCACACCGTCTCCGCGCAGGTCGACCTCCCGCGGGCCGACTCCGGTCTGTCCACCCAACTGGTCGGCGGTACCGCCGTCCTGGCGCTGACCGCGGCCGCCTCCGGCAGCGGTGAGTCCGCGGCCGGCACGGGCGACTACGCGGCGACTCCGCTGTCGGAGTCCTCCTCCTGGAACGCGGGCAGCAGCTCGGGCTCGTTCAGCTGGTCGTACGACTTCGGGCTGCCGCCCGCGGCCGCCGGACCCGTACCGGCCCTGTCGCTCGGCTACGACTCCGGCAGCGTCGACGGCCGCACCGCCACCAGCAACAACCAGGGCACCTCCGTCGGCGAGGGCTTCGACCTCAGCAACTCCTATGTCGAGCGCTCCTACGGCGGGTGCGACGACGACGGCCACGACAAGGTGTACGACCTCTGCTGGAAGTACGACAACGCGACGCTGGTGCTCAACGGCAGGGCGTCCAAGCTGGTCAAGGACGACACCACCGGCGACTGGCACCTCCAGGGCGACGACGCCTCCAAGGTGACCCGCTCCACCGGCGCCGACAACGGTGACGACGACGGCGAGTACTGGACGGTGCTGACCGGCGACGGCACCAAGTACGTCTTCGGCCTCAACAAGCTGCCCGGGGCCGGCACCGAGCGCACCAACTCCACCTGGACCGTACCGGTGTTCGGCGACGACTCCGGCGAGCCCGGCTACTCCTCGGGGAGCACCTTCGCCGACCGCTCGCTGACCCAGGCCTGGCGCTGGAACCTCGACTACGTCGAGGACATCGACGGCAACGCGGCGACGTACTGGTACACCAAGGAGACCAACTACTACAAGAAGAACAAGGCGACCAAGGCGGACGCCGGTTACGTCCGCAGCGGCTATCTGAACAAGATCACCTACGGTCTGCGCAAGGACGCCCTCTTCACCGACGACGCCGACGGCAAGGTCACCTTCGCCTACGCCGAGCGCTGCACCGCCTCCGACTGCTCCAGCCTCACCAAGAGCACCGCGGAGAACTGGCCGGACGTGCCCTTCGACGCCATCTGCGCCAAGGACGACGACGACTGCAAGGCACCCGCGCCCTCGTTCTTCTCCCGCAAGCGCCTCACCGGGATCAGCACCTTCTCCTGGAACCAGTCGACGAGCGCCTACGACCCGGTCGACACCTGGGCGTTCGTCCAGGAATATCTGGACGGCGGTGACATCGGCGACTCCAGTGACCAGGTGCTGACCCTGAAGTCGATCAAGCGCACCGGCCAGGCCGGCACGGCGATCACCCTCAACCCGGTGACCTTCACCTACCAGATGCGGCCCAACCGGGTCGACGGCACCGACGACATCCTGCCGCTGACCCGCCCCCGGATCTCCACCGTCACCTCGGAGACCGGCGCGATCACCACCGTCACCCTGTCCGCGCCCGAGTGCGTGCGCAGCCAGGTGCTCACCGCGGCCGAGGACACCAACACCCGCAACTGCTACCCGCAGTTCTGGCACATCAACGGCGCCCTGGAGTCGTCGGTCGACTGGTTCCACAAGTACCGGGTGCTGGACGTGCTGGTCTCCGACCCGGCCGGGCAGAACGAGCCGGTCGAGTACACCTACGACTACTCCGGCGCGGCCTGGCACCACAACAACGAACCGATGACCCCCAGCGACGAGCGCACCTGGTCGGACTGGCGCGGCTACCGCCAGGTGACCGTCTACAGCGGCTCGGTCGTCGCCGAGCGCAGCAAGACGGTCTCGATCTACCTCCAGGGCATGAACGGGGACAAGAAGAAGGACGGCACGACCCGTTCGGTGTCCTTCGCCCCGCTGACGTCCCCCGCGCTGTCGGTCGCGTCCATCACCGACAGCGACGTGTACTCGGGACAGTTGCGCGAGCAGGTGACGTACGACGGCTCGACCGCGATCAGCGCGAGCGTCTACGACCCCTGGTCGCACGAGACCGCCCGCCAGTCGGTGAGCGGCGCCCCCGACGTGGTCGCGCACTTCGTCGGCACCGCCAAGACCACCAGCTACACCTACCGGACCGTGCCGCAGACCTGGCGGTCGCGGAGCGTCGCCACCACCTTCGACAGCTACGGGATGCCCGTCACCGTCGACGACTCCGGTGACAACGCCGTGAGCGGGGACGAGACCTGTGCCCGCACCTGGTACGCCCGCAACGACGCGGTCGGCCTCACGAGTCTGGTCTCCCGCACCCGTTCGGTGGCCAAGCCCTGCTCCACGGCCGAGGCGTCGCTGAACCTGCCGGCGAACACGGACACACGCGGCGACGTGCTCTCCGACACCGGCGTCGTCTACGACAACGCGCAGGCCACCGCCTGGACCGCGAACCAGACGCCGACCAAGGGCCGGACCACCTGGAGCGGCCGGGCCACCGGCTACCCGGCGCACGCCGACACGAGCGGCGAGCGGCCGCCGACGGGCTGGCAGACCAGCAGCACGATGGGCTACGACGTCCTCGGCCGGCTGACCAGCACCACGGACGCGGCGGGCAACACCACGGGCGCCACGTACACCCCGCTCACCTCGGGTCCGGTGACCAAGCTGGTCACCACCGACGCCAAGGGCTTCAAGACCACCGACTTCATCGACCCCCGCCGCGGACTGGCGCTGCGCTCGTACGACGCCAACCTGCAGAAGACCGAGACGCAGTACGACGCGCTCGGCCGGCTGCTCTCGGTCTGGGAGCCGAACCGCGACAGCGGCGCGGGGCAGAGCCCCAATCTGAAGTTCGCCTACCACCTCTCCAACGACAAGCCGTCGTGGATCTCCTCGGCGAAGCTCAAGGCCGACGGCACCACGTACAACACGACCTATGTGATCTACGACGCGCTCCAGCGTCCCCTCCAGACCCAGTCCGCGACCCCGCTGGGCGGCCGGCTGCTGACCGACACCCGCTATGACTCGCGCGGCAACAGCTACGAGACCTTCGCCGACATCTTCGACAGCACGACCGCGCCGAACGGCACCTACACCCGGGCCGAGTTCGGTGAGGCGCCCAGCCAGATGGAGACGACGTTCGACGGCGCCGGACGGGAGACCAGCAGCTCGCTGTACGTGTACGGGGTGAAGAAGTACACCACCACCAGCACGTACACCGGTGACTCCACGGCCACCACCGCGCTGGACGGCGGTACGGCCAAGCGCTCGATCACCGACGGGCTCGGCCGGGTCGTCGAGACCCGCGACTACAACGGCACCAGCCCCGCCGACGCCCAGTACGGCGGTGGTGTCGGCGCCTCCTACTCCTCGGTGAAGACCGAGTACGGCCTCGACGGCAAGCCCAGCCGGGTGACCGGTCCCGACGGCTCGCGGTGGACCTACGCCTACGACCTGTTCGGCCGCCAGGTCAGCACCGGCGACCCCGACAAGGGCACCACCGTCACCGGCTTCAACGGGCTGGACCAGGCGATCAGCACGACGGACTCGCGCGGCCGCACGGTCCTGACCGCGTACGACGTGCTGGGCCGGATCACCGGCACCTGGAACGGGTCGAAGACCGACGCCAACCAGCTCACCGCCGACACCTACGACAGCGTCCTCAAGGGGCAGCTGACGTCGGCGGTCCGCTACATCGGCGGCAAGAACGGCAAGGCGTACGGCAAGACGGTCACCGCCTACGACAACATGTCCAACCCGGTCGAGACGCAGATCACGCTGCCCGCCGACGACCCGCTGGTCACCGCGGGTTCGCCCGCCACCTTGACGTTCTCCAGCTACTACGGCATCGACGGCACGCTGAAGAACACCACGGAACCGGCGCTGGGCGGACTGCCGTCCGAGACCGTCAACTACGGCCGCAACGGCTTCGGCGCGGTCACCACGGTCAGCGGCGCCACCGGCTATCTGCTGGCCACCGACTACTCCGCGCTGGGCCAGGTCAACCAGCTGACGCTGGGCATGAGCGCCTCGGCCAACAAGAACACGTACATCACCAACACCTTCGAGGAGGGCACCGGCCGGCAGACCCGCAGCCTGGTCACCGACCAGACCCAGCCCTACGCGCTCCAGGACCTGAACTACGGCTTCGACAAGGCGGGCAACGTCACGTCGATCACCGACACCAGCACCCTGGGCGGCACGGAGAGCGCCGAGACACAGTGCTACGGCTACGACGGCCAGCGCCGGCTGACCGAGGCATGGACACCCTCGTCCCAGAACTGCGGCACCGCCCGCAGCGCCTCCGCACTGGCCGGACCGGCCCCGTACTGGACCGGCTACACCTACGACACGGCAGGTCAGCGTGCCACCGAGACCGAGCACAAGGTCACCGGCGACATTCTGACGTCCTACTGCTACCAGGGCGGCCAGCCGCACACCCTCAGCGGCACCCGGCCCGGCGCAGGCGGCTGCGACACCCCGGCCACCGGCTACGTCTACGACTCGACCGGCAACACCACCCAGCGGCCGGGCGACACCGGGACCCAGAACCTCCAGTGGTCCCCGGAGGGTTACCTCAGCCAGATCACCGAGAGCGGCCGGTCGACGGACTACGTCTACGACGCCGCGGGCGGTCTGCTCGTGCGCAGCACCAGCGACGGCGAGCGGATCCTCTACGCCGGAGCGACCGAACTGCATCTGCGCGCCAACGGGACCACCTGGGCCCAGCGCTACTACGGCAACGGCACCGCCACCCTGGCCGTCCGCACCAACGAGTCGGGCAGCCAGCAGCTGTACTTCCTGACCGGGGACCAGCACGGCACCTCCACGGTGGCCGTGAAGTCCGACACCCAGGCGTTCGTCAAGCGCTTCCAGTCGCCTTTCGGCCAGACCATCTCCGCCGGTTCCACCGGCGACTGGCCGGACGACAAGTCCTTCCTCGGCGCACCCGAGGACACCGGGACCGGGCTCACCCAGATCGGGGCACGCCAGTACGACCCGGACACCGGTCAGTTCATCAGCGTCGACCCCGTGCTCGACGCCGACCACGACCAGACCATGAACGGCTACTCGTACGCGGGCAACAACCCCACCACGTACAGCGACCCCTCCGGACGCCAGTTGGAGGAATGCGCGACCGGCAAGATCAAGTGCGTCGGCGGAATGCCGGTGACCACCGGGAGCCAGGGCGCGCCCTGCCCGAGCCTGAACAATCCGCAGTGTCCCGAATACCGCGGCGGCAGCGGCAAGGGCGGAGGCGGCGGTTCATCGGGTGGCGGCAGCAAGGGCGGCGGTATGTGCCCGAGTCTGATCAACCCCAATTGCCCCGAATACCGCGGCGGCGGCGGTGGCGGCGGCGTGAAGGCCGGGGCGTGCCCGAGCCTGACGAACCCCAATTGCCCGGAATACAACAGCGCCCAGGGTGCGGGTAAGCACGACAACGCGCTCAAGGACGTCCTTTCCCACTGGACATCGTCCACCGGATGCGCCGACGAAGGATTCGGCGGACGGGTCTGCGCGGCACTGAACGGAATTCTGGCCGGCGGCGGGACCATGGCGAACGCCCCGCCGGATCTCGCCAAACGCTGGAGCGCCATCATCAGCGTCTTCAACAATCCCAACGCCGACGCGGCGGAACTCGAAGAAGCGATCAAGGGACTGGCCAATTTCCTCAAGACCCCCGCGGCCCTGAAAATGGCGTCGATGGTCGCGGGCGACAAGGTCCAGATCCAGAACGCGCGATTCGGCGCGGAACTGCCGGGACTCACCCGATATCTCAAGGTGGCGAACGGCATCGGACTCGGACTCACCGCCTGGTCGAACTACCAGGCCACGAATGGAAATGTGGCCGAGACAGCGGTGACCACCGGCGCCGACATGGGCATGATCTGGGCCAGCGCGCTGATAGGCGCGGAGATCGGCACCGCCATTCCTGTGCCCATCGTGGGTACGGCAGTGGGGGTTACGGTGGGAGCCGTTGCTGGTATCATCACGACCAGCATCACCAACAACGCGATAGACAAGGTCTGGCACAAATGGTTCTGA
- a CDS encoding GNAT family N-acetyltransferase — MDPVRTLALFDAQMRRAAFPAGTTVGRETGGGPDGWATVTWSRLDEDSADAAIAAELAWLASPEGAGPEYEWKLYSHDRPADLGDRLRAAGFVPDPPETLMVAEVAELARDAAPPEGVRLEAVTDPAGVDLLAAVHEQAFGASADHLRARLLDDLAERADTVLMTVAMAGDVPVCGARMELHPGTDFASLWGGGTLKEWRGRGIYRALVAHRARLAAEHGFPYLQVDASDQSRPILERLGFVPLSVTTPYLREG; from the coding sequence GGGACGACCGTCGGGCGGGAGACGGGCGGCGGCCCCGACGGTTGGGCCACCGTCACCTGGTCGCGGCTCGACGAGGACAGCGCCGACGCCGCGATCGCCGCCGAGCTGGCCTGGCTCGCCTCCCCCGAGGGCGCCGGCCCGGAGTACGAGTGGAAGCTGTACTCCCACGACCGCCCCGCCGACCTCGGTGACCGCCTGCGCGCGGCCGGCTTCGTACCGGACCCCCCGGAGACGCTGATGGTCGCAGAGGTCGCCGAGCTGGCCCGGGATGCGGCGCCGCCGGAGGGCGTACGGCTGGAGGCGGTCACGGACCCGGCCGGTGTCGATCTGCTGGCGGCCGTCCATGAGCAGGCGTTCGGCGCGAGCGCGGACCATCTGCGCGCGCGGCTGCTCGACGATCTCGCCGAGCGCGCCGACACCGTGCTGATGACCGTGGCGATGGCCGGTGACGTGCCGGTGTGCGGGGCGCGCATGGAACTCCACCCGGGTACGGACTTCGCGAGCCTGTGGGGCGGCGGCACCCTCAAGGAGTGGCGGGGGCGCGGAATTTACCGCGCGCTGGTCGCCCACCGGGCCCGGCTCGCCGCCGAACACGGCTTCCCCTACCTCCAGGTGGACGCCTCCGACCAGAGCCGCCCGATCCTGGAGCGGCTGGGATTCGTTCCGCTCAGCGTGACCACGCCGTACCTCCGCGAGGGCTGA
- a CDS encoding SDR family NAD(P)-dependent oxidoreductase encodes MTTSLVTGATAGLGAAFVRRLAADGHGLVLVARDEQRLADSAADLRETYGVEVEVLPADLATEEGIAAVEARLRDVGRPVDVLVNNAGFGNRGRFLDAPVGEDLAMLRVHCEAVLRLTTAAAEGMRERGRGFVINVASVAAFMPRGTYSASKAWVVRFTEGVALELRGSGIRFLALCPGFVRTEFHQRAGMDAERLPSWAWLDADKVVAAALRDLARGRVVSVPDVRYKVAVAFARHVPSGLFGAVSTGAGRRYDPKR; translated from the coding sequence ATGACGACTTCACTGGTGACGGGGGCGACCGCGGGGCTCGGCGCGGCGTTCGTACGGCGGTTGGCGGCCGACGGGCACGGGCTCGTCCTGGTCGCGCGGGACGAACAGCGGCTGGCCGACTCCGCGGCGGACCTGCGCGAGACGTACGGGGTCGAGGTGGAGGTGCTGCCCGCCGACCTCGCGACGGAGGAGGGCATCGCGGCGGTCGAGGCACGGCTGCGGGACGTCGGCCGCCCGGTGGACGTGCTGGTCAACAACGCCGGGTTCGGCAACCGGGGACGGTTCCTCGACGCCCCGGTGGGCGAGGATCTGGCGATGCTGAGGGTGCACTGCGAGGCGGTGCTGCGGCTGACCACCGCGGCGGCCGAGGGGATGCGGGAGCGCGGCCGCGGCTTCGTGATCAATGTGGCCTCGGTCGCCGCCTTCATGCCGCGCGGGACCTACTCCGCGAGCAAGGCGTGGGTCGTACGGTTCACCGAGGGCGTCGCCCTGGAGCTGCGCGGCAGCGGTATCCGTTTTCTCGCCCTGTGCCCGGGCTTTGTGCGGACCGAATTCCATCAGCGGGCCGGAATGGACGCCGAGCGGCTGCCGTCGTGGGCCTGGCTCGACGCCGACAAGGTGGTGGCCGCGGCGCTCCGCGATCTCGCCCGGGGCCGGGTGGTCAGCGTCCCCGACGTGCGGTACAAGGTGGCCGTCGCCTTTGCCCGGCATGTGCCGTCCGGGCTTTTCGGGGCCGTCTCCACGGGCGCGGGCCGCCGTTACGATCCCAAACGCTGA
- a CDS encoding MOSC domain-containing protein, with protein MARVLSVNVSRPLAVPYTDSAGGVTGIDKRPVAGAVSVAAPGPAGQAGSGVAGDAVCDLRFHGGDDQAVYAYAREDLDRWEKELGRDLTPGSFGENLTTTGIDVNSALVGERWRIGRTVVLEVTSGRIPCRTFAGWLDQKGWVKRFTQAAVPGPFFRVLVPGEIAAGDPIEVIARPAHEVTVGFLFRAMTTQPELLPRAMAAKDALNVSYAEAIRARLARR; from the coding sequence ATGGCCCGAGTGCTGTCCGTGAATGTGTCCCGCCCGCTCGCCGTGCCCTACACCGACTCGGCCGGGGGCGTCACCGGGATCGACAAACGGCCGGTCGCCGGGGCGGTGTCCGTGGCCGCGCCCGGGCCCGCCGGACAGGCCGGCAGCGGGGTGGCCGGGGACGCGGTGTGCGATCTGCGCTTCCACGGCGGCGACGACCAGGCCGTGTACGCCTACGCCCGTGAGGATCTGGACCGCTGGGAGAAGGAGTTGGGCCGCGACCTCACCCCCGGCTCCTTCGGCGAGAATCTGACCACGACCGGCATCGACGTCAACTCCGCGCTGGTCGGCGAGCGTTGGCGGATCGGCCGGACGGTCGTGCTGGAGGTGACCTCGGGGCGGATCCCGTGCCGGACCTTCGCCGGGTGGCTGGACCAGAAGGGCTGGGTGAAGCGCTTCACCCAGGCCGCTGTTCCCGGGCCCTTCTTCCGGGTGCTCGTCCCCGGGGAGATCGCCGCAGGCGACCCCATCGAGGTGATCGCCAGGCCCGCCCACGAGGTGACGGTCGGCTTCCTGTTCCGGGCGATGACGACACAGCCGGAGCTGCTGCCGCGGGCGATGGCGGCCAAGGACGCGCTCAACGTCTCGTACGCGGAGGCGATCCGCGCGCGGCTGGCGAGGCGGTAG